The stretch of DNA GACCCTCATCATCCATCTCTCCTGAAACTGTCAAACATGCTGCCATTTGTGGCTTGTCAGCAGCTGCAACAAAGTCCAAACTTTTTGCAGATCAGGAGGAGCGCGAAATTCAGAGATTAGCTGCCACCATCATAAATCATCAGGTTTGTTGCAGTACCAAATTTATGGTTTTGCAATTTTGTTATGTTGGTGTCTGGCCCTCATACTTTTTGTGGTATTGTTTGCATTTATGGTGCACCATTACTGTGTCAGTGCTTGCATGTTTATGACATAAGAAAAAAGAAACCCTGATTCTGAGTTAAGTTAGCTGTATCTCTGGAAGAACCTTTTGTTCTTAGTTGATAAAAAGTTGAATCTCAAGCATCCTTGACATAATGTTGGTCACATATTTTGATATGATACTTCCAAAGTCGTAGTTGTATTTGAACAACATTGACCAAATACTGAGATGAAGAGGAGGTTTTTAGAATGAAAGATCCACTGGGAAAAACAGAAATTCACATTTGTCAAGGTTTGACATTTGCCTAACAGTTCAATTCTAATCTTGCTGATTCTAAGTGGTTTTATAGTTTGAAGGAAAGCAATTATTCTGGCATAATATTTTGGATAGCTCGACAACCTATTGGAAATCTATACAGTAACTGCAGCTCTGGAAGAACCTTTTGTAATCATTAACAAAATAATGAATCTTGAGCATCCTTGAATCTCTGAGTGATTTCCCGCCTTGTTTTTTGATTTGGTATTTCAAAGTGCTGGTTACACTTCGAAAAACATTGAGATTTTGTGCATGAAAGAGAGACTGGGAAAAAAACACAAAGTTTCCATTAGGCTAGGATTGGCATATGCCCAGCTGGTCAGTTCTTGACTAATCTGGCCAATTCCTGCTAGTTTCATAGTTCGAAGGAAAAAACTGTTCTGACAGTATTTGTAGATAATTCAACAAAAACCCTTATATCTCACTGTTTAAAACCATCTTTTTACTAACAAGCATGAGGATTCAACCAGCTGGGCCAATTGTCGTCCTCAAAACTTTCCTAAATGGAGTTTGGCTTTGAAACTTTAACTGCCCTGGAACTTGTTTTAACGAGCTGGGCCAATTATTGTTCACAAACCTTTCTTAAATGTGGTGAGGCCTTAGGACCATTTTCCTATGATAAACCTTTTTAAAATTTATACTTGTAATGCTGGATAAAAAGCAAATGATCTCACATTCAGCTTGCTATTTTTGTGCATGCAGTTAAAGAGACTGGAGTTGAAGTTGAAGCAGTTTGCAGAGGTTGAGACCATGCTCTTGAAGGAAAGTGAACGACTTGAGCTGGTGAGGCAGCAGCTGGCAGCTCAGCGTGTCCGAATATTGTCAACCCGGTTACCTTCCGCAGGTGGCACTCTACCCGGAGGTGGCAGCACCATGTCTTCAAACCCAATGAATCAGGCCATCGGCGTTAGACCGCAGATGATGCAGGTCTCGATGCCACAGTCCAGCATGCCAGCGATGTACGCCAACAACATGCAGGGGCATCCCCAGATGGCTGCTCTGCTGCAGCAGCGTCAACAGATGCTCTCATTTGGGCCTCGCCTGCCGCTCTCAGCAATCCACCCTGGCACATCATCCTCGTCCGCGCCCAGTATGATGTTCAACCCTGGTATGCCCAACTCGGCTGCTCCAAATCACCACCCGCTGTTGAGACCACCCTCAGGGAACAATTCAAATGTAGGTTAATGAGATAAGTGTTTTCTCCCTTCCCGAATCTAGATTCCTGGGATGCAGCCCCTGATTCTGATTGTTGACCATTATTGTAATTCAATTGAACAATCACATATAGAGGTAGCTGTTAGCAGCAATAGGTTTTCCATTGTCTGTAGGCTCTGGACCGTGTGTATGTGGTTGGTCTGATAAGACTGATGTTGCTAGTGGCTAGGCGATGCATAGAGAGTGTAGAGGTTCGTCCTGATTAATTGTTATTACTGTTCCTAAGTTCTCAGAAGGTCGCGGAAATTGGATCCACATGTATACCTAATCATCTGTGTTTCGTATTTGGTGTGCCGAAATGGTCTAAATATTTGGAACTTTTTGGATGCCGACGTGGTCTTATTTTTTGAACTGTGCTTTGGTACCTGGGATCTGGAAGCTCGATTCGGATGGGTGTTTTCTAAGGATTTTGGGTCCATTGGGTCTATATGAGGGCATACGTTTATATCCGCTCTTGTAAAACAACCAAACACCCCTCTATGAGATTGTGGTCCTCCCGTGAGCAACGAAACACACCGTAGTATGCGGTGAGAGCAAGAAGACAAAACCCAAAAGCATTAGCCGTGGTTGCTCAGATGTAGGGTGTATAGAGGCATCAGTGAAATGACATCTTACCAAAAAATAAAAGGTGAAACTTTCAACAACTTTTGAATTCGGTAAGAGGGGAAAGAGGTAGAAATTCAACCAGATTCCCTTGCTAAAATTTCGAACTCAGTGAAATATAGTTTCACGTTTGTACATATAAGCCCTGGGAAATGGACATTTTGCGCTCCAAAGCCCCAAACAACGCCACATCGTGCGCGTTGTTGTTTCATCTGACGGCAAAGAACTCTGGAACTGGAAGCTATCTAGACAGACGGctggaggacgaggaggaataGCCGAATCGGTCAAGAACAAGGCATTGTTTTGCTTGGCGCAGCAGGCTACAATAGTCACACGACAACGGAGACCGTACCAAGGCTATTAAGGAATATAACTAACTAAACTTAGCAACGCTAATTTAAGTGATCGAGCGTACATTGGCTCTCAGCAGGTTTCTGATTTACAGGCAAGTTCAAGGTAACTGCATCCCGCCGAGGTGCCCATCAACTTTATCCAAAGGTTTCTGTTTTCGGGAGTTTACTGTAAGGAAGACTTGGCTGAGTCAACCGACAACCGACAGGATGCATGGGAGCCCACTGAGACGCAGCAGCAGGTCCGTCATCCGTACCACTTGGACGATGACATGCAACGGTTTTGGCAAGTATCGACGTCTAGGCATAAGCAGCTCACTTTGTTTTGGCCGCTGCCCAAGTGACGTCTAGAAAAGATATCATGCAGGTGGCGGTGATTTATTCGCACCCCCAAGTGTTAATCGCCACTACACGGTGAAGCCAAGTACGTTCATATGGTGTGTTTAGTACCAAATAATAATGCACTAAGTACATGGAAACCATCTTCACCTGCATGAGAGGCGTCGCAGCTGTCCACCCAACACCCTTTTCAAAGACGAATTCAGATTTCATAAACCGACAAACTCCCTTTTCCATTTGTAAACACGgagaattttttttattttgaaacaaaAAAGTACTAAAACTAAAACTAATTTGTAAACACAGATTCTTCAACTGGATACCTGTAGCTCTGCACAGCAAGTACCGGCACTAGTTTTTCTCAACAGTAACACCTTTTTCTGAATTCCTCTGCACCGCATGCACACATTACAAAAGGATGCAAATCCGATGAGCCAGGCAATACCTTTCCTTTCTCCCCACAAGCAATCAACACAACAGTCACTGTTCCTTGTCCCCCATTTCTCCCTTTCCATGCTGAGGTTGCCTTTGCCTTGGTGGGTGATGAATGGAGCTGAAAAGATCCATCAGAAAGGACCCTGGAAAAGGGAATATAGTAGTTAACTGAAAGTCCCTTCCAATGCATCTTTTTGTTCCTTGCTGCTGCAACAAATCCAAGAAAGACTTTCCCCAGGGGAAGGGGAAACTTCCACTGCACAACACACAGCTCCATCTTCCTCCCTATAAAACCAGCCGGCCAGCCCATCGCCACACCACCTTCCTCTCACCATCGATTCTCTCCCCCTTTTCTCTGAGTCACAGCTgaggagaaaaaagaaaaagatttCAGGAGAAAAGGGGGAGAAGACAAGAGGCTGCCTCCCCTGCTTCCAGGTCGGGGCTCCGTCTTGCTCCCCTTCCTCCCACCCATGGCTCCGAGGTGGGCCCCGCCCGCCGGCCTCGTGCTTCTGATGCTGCTCCTaacgccggcggcggtgcgcggggACAAGCTACTGAGGGGCGGGCCGTCCGGCGCGGGCAAGGAGCCGGAGGCGTCCTCCGCCGTCTTCCCGCTCTACGGCGACGTCTACCCGCACGGGTGCGTCCcccctttccttctcttccccctctccgTTTCTGTCCCCATGGAGCCATCCGTTTCCGCCCATTCCGCTTCGCTTGACTCCAAGAGCCACGAGGAACTAATCAACTGATTGCAATCTTTGGTCCCATCTGGCAACTCCATTGCTCCCTTCTCTCTGAAGCATCAGTATTCACTCTATTTTTTATTAGCATCATGATGTCTTTGATGTATCGTTTCAAAAAAATGATGTCTTTGATGTGTAAGATCAAGTTTCAATGACAAAAGGAAAATAATGATCTTTTTCGTTTTCTTCGCAGCTTGTACTACGTGGCCATGAACATCGGGAACCCGCCGAGGCCATACTTCCTGGACGTCGACACCGGCAGCGACCTCACCTGGCTGCAGTGCGACGCGCCCTGCATCAGCTGCAACAAGGTACCATTCCGTCCCCAGTCCCCAGCCCTTCCGTAGTTTCTCTTACTTTGGATTCAGGGCGGCAGTGGGATGTTTCCATCATGTGTTGTTATCTGTACACGTCTGCCGATTGTTTCCAATCTAGGTGCAGGTGTTAGTTCGAGGTCCCTTCTTGACATTATTTTGGCCCAAAGTTTTTACCTTGATTGACTGGTTTATAGATACTTGCGCTAGAAATGTCTGCTACTATCTTTTTTGACATCACGTTCTGTTAGTTTGCCGTTCCTTCTCATTTTTCAAACGAAAAGTTAGTTTTCAGgcaagaaaaaaaggaaaataaaaagaaaaagaaagggagaaaaGTTAGTTTTCGTTTGATTAGTCTATAAATGGCAATCAATTCAGTTCAAGAAAAGTTTGTTTTGTTTCAGTCAGACTTGGTTTCCATTTCAAGATTTGTAGTCTGGTCATCCCCTAACCTTGCATTACATCACTGATGAAACATGCTATTTCTTTCTAGCCCAACGTTTCAAATAAAACACCAAGCTTGGCGTAGCTTCGACTTGGAATTGGCTTTTGATGTTGCCTGTCATGTGAATTGTTGGTGCAGGTGCCACACCCACTATACCGACCAACAAAGAGCAAGCTGGTGCCATGTGTGGATCAGTTGTGTGCATCTCTCCATGGTGAACTAACTGGCAGGCACAAGTGTGACTCACCGCATCAGCAATGTGACTATGAGATTAGGTATGCTGATCAGGGGTCATCCATTGGTGTGCTCGTCAATGACAGCTTTGCTCTGCGACTTGCAAACTCCTCCGTTGTCCGCCCCAGTCTGGCATTCGGGTATGCTACTTGCATCTTGTGATCAGTATACAGCTTTGCAAAATCAACTGCCTCAATTTTCTTTTGTGGTTGGTTCCATTTGTACAGGTGTGGGTATGACCAACAAGTTGGCAGCAGCAGTGAGGTGGCACCCACTGATGGAGTGCTTGGGCTTGGGACTGGATCAGTTAGTTTGCTCTCGCAGCTCAAGCAGCATGGGATCACCAAGAACGTTGTTGGCCACTGCCTCAGTTTAAGAGGAGGGGGTTTCCTCTTCTTTGGGGATGATCTTGTGCCTTATTCGCGTGCAACATGGACTCCCATGGCTCGCAGTGCATTCCGGTGAGCACTATCATCCTTGAATTTTATTCTGGTTTCATCTGAGAATGACAGAGGGAATGAGGTTTCTTGTTTGCAACTTCCCTGTGCACAAAAGCGCCTATTTTTGTGTTTTACTAGTGATGTTAAACATCAGTGACTAATCATTGCTAATGTGGGAAGGATTTTTAGCATGTTAGAAAATTGTGCACTAGTCATATTTGCATTAGCATGGTAGAAAATTGTGCACTTGTCATATTTGCCATGCTAAATTTTCATAAAAATCATCAACATTTGCATATTTTGTACTTTGTTGAGTTGATTGTTTTAAATTTTAACTACGTGCAATCTCTGGATGCGTGTGATAGTAAATTGTGGCTTTATTTTCTCCGATTCAATTTGACATAACCTTCTAGTTCACGAATTACTATTCTAGTTTGACATGACCTTGCATTTCCAGGAATTACTACTCCCCTGGTTCAGCAAGTCTGTACTTTGGTGGCCGGTCACTAGGCGTGAGGCCAATGGAAGTGGTCTTTGACAGCGGCAGCTCATTCACGTACTTTGCTGCACAGCCATATCAAGCACTTGTCACTGCGGTAAATTTCAAAACATTTATACCACATGACTCATGAATAAACATGGAGCTAATGAGGTTTTGCTCTTGCAGCTTAAGGGTGACCTAAGCAGGACGCTGAAAGAGGTATCTGACCCCTCCCTGCCTCTGTGCTGGAAAGGGAAGAAACCATTCAAATCTGTGCTTGACGTGAAAAAGGAGTTCAAATCAATTGTTTTGACCTTTGCCAATGGAAAGAAGGCGCTCATGGAGATCCAGCCTGAAAACTACCTCATTGTCACTGTAAGTATTCCATAGCTCTATGAATTAGTAGCAGTGACAGGAAGTCATTGGTGGCTAAAGTCTATTTATGTGTTTGTGCCAGAAATATGGGAATGCATGTTTGGGCATCCTCAATGGATCAGAAGTTGGTCTCAAGGATCTGAACATTCTTGGAGGTAGGATATTCAGACAAAACCAATTAACCTAGTTTCAGAATTCCGTGACTTGCATAACAATTGATATTCTTTTGTCTTCTCTTCCAGACGTCACAATGCAAGATCAGATGGTGATTTATGACAACGAGAGAGGGCAAATTGGATGGATTCGTGCACCCTGTGATAGAATCCCCAAGTTTGGATCCTCTGCCCTTATGTGATCATTTCACACCCCCTGTACAGTGAACATACATACCCTTAATTTATTTCTATTTATTCGAACAGCGACAATACCATTCATGGATTTGAGGAAGGTTATTGTTGGCCTCAATTCCCTGGGATCATTGGTCTTCCGAATGAAGATTGCCCAGCCTATTACGGCTCAAATAAAGCGTGATTACCAAGGGAAGGTCACTGCTCACTAGAGTGATGAAAGACTAGAAGGATGGTCATCCGGGGGAGGCTGAACAAAGGGTTAGGAACATGTATTCtttaggaaaaagaaaaggaaaagctAGTCGCATGTAACATCATAATGTTCATATGAAATAGAATGATCGCCTTATTATGAGACACTGGCTCATATTCAGTATATAATCTTTTCGAGTTTTTCTTTGTGTATTCTTTGCTTGGTGTTGTATTGAGGTAATATCTGTCTCAGGTGCTTTGAAATTGAAGAAACAAGACTAATATGGGCTGTATACTTGTATAGCTGCCAAAATGATTTAGGGACTATATGTAACTGGCAGGCAGCAGCTTGTATCAGATTATGCTCTCAGGACCAGCAGTAGCAGGGTAAACTTGTACTGTTCTTACCGGAGTTTTCCTTGTTTGTTGCAGAAAACAGTTTTTTTTTGTTATAGCTGAATTTCTATATCTTGCAACAGGCATTATGTTTGTTATATTTGTTACACATATTCATTGCAAGCGATGAAATGCTTTGTTGTGGACCATCCAATTATAACAATGAAGTGAGCTAGGATGAATAATTGCATGAACAATCTGCTGATGCAGTAACATCTGCGGGCTTCAGTAACAATCTGATGCAGTAACAATACAACCTTACACGTCTTCCTTGGCTACTGTCATACACAAACACTGCACTGCGAATTTCAGTATCAGGCTAAGCAGCAACAAGCTGCGGCCAGGTTAGCCGCTGAAGGGCCGGAAAGCCTTGAACGCGCCGACGAAGCCGGCGATGGACCCTGCGGCGGCAGCGACCGACACGAGGAGGCATACGACGGCGAGCGCCTTGAGGCAGATCCAATTGGTGCTGCCGCGCGTCACGGCGCGCTGCTTGATGTACATCTCGACGGGGAAGTAGACGGTGAGCGGCCAGAAGGAGAAGGCGCCGATCAGACCGACGACGCTGCCGAAGAAGGGCAGCGCCATGGCGACCACGGTGGCGAGGCACACGAACGCCGACCGCCACGCGAGGCGGAGCGCGGTGGGCGCGAAGGGCCCCACGCGGTGCTCCTTGGAGACGAAGGCGCTGTCCGGccacgcggcggcggcccggctcTCGACGAAGGCGAAGATGGGCTGGCAGAACACCTGGTACGCGCCGACGAGGTGGATGACGATGGCGACGTTGGCGACGTCGACTAGCCAGAAGGGCTCGTAGAAGCCGAACCCCGTGAGGAGGTTGTCCGGCGCAGCGTTCCCGAAGGCCGCGTAGCCCATGCACCCGCACAGCGTGTAGAACGCCGTGGTCGTGGCGATGCTGATCGCCGTGGCCTTCTTCATCACCGCCGcctccgacggcggcggcgccttgATGGTGTCCTGGATCTCGATGAGCACGTTGGAGAAGGAGTACGCGAAGGCGATGTTTCCCAGAGCCTGCATCGTGCGCCAGACCTTCTGCATGACGGTGAGGCCCGCGCCGACGGCGACGCCGGTGAGTGTGCCCCGGAACGCGCCGTTCGCCACGGTCTgcgcgacggcgaggccgagcccgATGCCCGAGTAGGTGAAGGACATGACGGAGGCGACGATGGACAGCCACTCGATCTGATCGAAGTTGGGTATCTGCGAGAAGACGATCTGCACCGCCCCGAAGGCGATCATGTAGGGCACGCTGGAGCTGCGGCACGCGTGGGCGTGGCCCCTGGCGTGGAAGCAGTTGGCCCTCCAGACGGCCTGCATGCTGATGGAGGCGGCGATGGTGTAGCCGACGGCGATGGCGGCGAGGTTTACGTACTGGACGACGCCGCAGAAGGCGACCTTGGCGCCGCCGAGGATGGCGCGGACGGCGTCCGTGTAGGAGTAGCTCCGGCGGCCCGTGGCGGGGTCCCCGGCGCGGTAGCACTCGGCGAGGAGCGTGGAGGTGTAGTACATGACGCCGCCGAAGAGGAGCATGACCGGGGGCCCCGCCGCCCAGCCGAGCTGCGCCACCGCCCAGGGCAGCGAGAGCACGCCGGAGCCGATGACGGCGGTGACGATGTGCGCGCTCGCCGTGAGGACCGTGCCCgtgcggcgcgggcggccgtcGTCGTCGAGCACGGCGGAGGCGGCCAGGTTTCCGGCCTCTAGGGACACCTCCCTGATGCTCGCCATTGTGCGCCGCGTCGGGCGGCGGCGTAGGTAGCTGATATGG from Panicum hallii strain FIL2 chromosome 3, PHallii_v3.1, whole genome shotgun sequence encodes:
- the LOC112887965 gene encoding aspartic proteinase Asp1-like, giving the protein MAPRWAPPAGLVLLMLLLTPAAVRGDKLLRGGPSGAGKEPEASSAVFPLYGDVYPHGLYYVAMNIGNPPRPYFLDVDTGSDLTWLQCDAPCISCNKVPHPLYRPTKSKLVPCVDQLCASLHGELTGRHKCDSPHQQCDYEIRYADQGSSIGVLVNDSFALRLANSSVVRPSLAFGCGYDQQVGSSSEVAPTDGVLGLGTGSVSLLSQLKQHGITKNVVGHCLSLRGGGFLFFGDDLVPYSRATWTPMARSAFRNYYSPGSASLYFGGRSLGVRPMEVVFDSGSSFTYFAAQPYQALVTALKGDLSRTLKEVSDPSLPLCWKGKKPFKSVLDVKKEFKSIVLTFANGKKALMEIQPENYLIVTKYGNACLGILNGSEVGLKDLNILGDVTMQDQMVIYDNERGQIGWIRAPCDRIPNDNTIHGFEEGYCWPQFPGIIGLPNEDCPAYYGSNKA
- the LOC112887219 gene encoding amino acid permease 3-like codes for the protein MLLFGGVMYYTSTLLAECYRAGDPATGRRSYSYTDAVRAILGGAKVAFCGVVQYVNLAAIAVGYTIAASISMQAVWRANCFHARGHAHACRSSSVPYMIAFGAVQIVFSQIPNFDQIEWLSIVASVMSFTYSGIGLGLAVAQTVANGAFRGTLTGVAVGAGLTVMQKVWRTMQALGNIAFAYSFSNVLIEIQDTIKAPPPSEAAVMKKATAISIATTTAFYTLCGCMGYAAFGNAAPDNLLTGFGFYEPFWLVDVANVAIVIHLVGAYQVFCQPIFAFVESRAAAAWPDSAFVSKEHRVGPFAPTALRLAWRSAFVCLATVVAMALPFFGSVVGLIGAFSFWPLTVYFPVEMYIKQRAVTRGSTNWICLKALAVVCLLVSVAAAAGSIAGFVGAFKAFRPFSG